From Candidatus Thorarchaeota archaeon:
CGTCATTGTCAATCGCCATGGTGAGTCGTGAATCCTGTACGAATTCTTCTTTGAGTGTGGGATCTAAGACCATGTGTGGGCCAATATTTGATACGGTCAGCTCAAGAGCCATGTTCTTCAGTGGTAATTTCTTCTTCTTGCCAGTTTTGACGGCTTTTCCGTCCTCCCACGCATACTCTTCATACTCTGCTCTCTTCAAAGCAGCATTCACTGCAAGAGATGACGAATCAAAGAGATTGCCATCATATTCCAGCGGGTATACATCACAAAAGACCATGTATACCTTCTTGCCAGGCTCAATACAGAGCTCAGACGCGTCAACAGTTTCGCTTTCACGAACTCCTCGATCAACAACGCGTGCTAGTTCAATGGCATCTTCGCGCGGAGGGCCAGGCTCGAACATGGGAGAAGCTACGGGGGTCATCTCAGCAGTAACGATTGTCACACCATCAGTGGGCCTATCTGGATAGGGCTCACCGAGTATTACCTTCACACCAGCAATCACCGTAGTGTTGCCCATACGAACAATAGCTGAACCTTCCGCCTTCTCGGCTACTGGATCAAGTTCGATTTCGATTGGGCGGTACTCGTCGAATTCCCGTCCATCTACTCGCTTGCCATTGTCCAATAATTTCGATATATGACCGCGGTCTATTTGGCTAATTATTTCGTTGCTAAAATCTCCCATTTCTAGTCCTCCCCTGGAATTGCTGCTTCCCCGAGGTCATCCTCGAGGTCATCCTCATATTCATCATCATCGTCGCCAGGTTCTCTAACGTATGCGCGCTTTATCGCATCTTTCTGACGTTCATGGAGTACCTTACAGGCGTTTATACCCATACGCATCGCTTCCAACAATTCTTCGCGGGTAAAGGACCCATCTTGTTGGAGAAGAGTAATCGATTCTGTATGCGGAATGATAGCCATTGGAACATCTCCACCGCCATACTTGTCCTCCATATCACCCAAGTCAACTAGCAAAGTACCATCAGCCTTACCAACGGCTATTGATGGAACCAAGCTTCTCATTGGAACTCCTGCGTCAGCCAATGCCAATGATGCAGCATTGATTGAAGCACATCGAGTACCGCCATCGGCCTGGAGCACATAGATATAGACGTCTATAACAGCTTCAGGAAACTCCTCTAGGAACAGTGCTGGCTCCAGCGCATTCCGAATAACCATGGAAATTTCTCGCTCTCTTCTAGAAGGAGCTGGTCGTTTCCGATCAGGTACTGAAAAGGTAGTCATCCGGTAGTTGCATCGAAGGTATGCCCTGTCTGGGAGGGCAAGATGTCGTGGATGCAATTCACGGGGTCCATAAATAGCTGCTACAATGTACGTGTTACCTTGCTTTATTGATGCTGAACCGTCAGCGTTGCGAATTACATCGCCCACTTTCAGTTCTAGTGGTCTCATTTCATCTGGACGTCTACCGTCGAGACGGAGACCTTCCGGGTTAATAAGATAGTCCGGTTTTTCTTCTCCGGGGCTCATTCTTCATTCACTTCCTCCATTTCTTCTTCATCTTCGACCTCTTCGCCATCTTCGAGCGCTGAGGTTTCTTCTGTTTCTTCATTTTCATCATTCTCATGCAGCTTCGCTAGTTCTTCATCAATCATCTGAGCGACTCTATCTGTCAGATTCTTGGTGTGAGATTGCTCAGCAACCATCTTGAAAGCTTTCTTAGCGATCTGCAATGAATCGAGGTCTCCACCTCGTATCCAAATCCGGCCATTCTGTCCAACCATAGCTTGGATGTCGAGTTTGTCCTTTATCATGTTAATCATAGAACCTTTACGTCCAATGACGCGTGGAATTTTTGCAGGGCTTACCTCGACAATTGTTCCACCCTTGAGTTTCCTCAGCCCTCTACCTTTCATTGATAGGTAAGGACCGGTTGTTCGATCATAGGTTGCAACTTCTGCAGCAATGACATCTCCTACATCATAGTACTTGGAGATATCATCGTCGTAAGGTTTCCTCAGTGCGTTATTAGCATGCAGCGAGGCACCATAAGGACCTCCTATGTCTACTTTCCAATTGTTACCAGCAACAAAAGTAATAGTACCGATAACTCTGTCGCCCTCTCTTGGAATATACACGCCGTGAAGAGGGACGACTCGTACTGTGTTCCCACGCAGCTCTGCCAGTCCGACAAGAGCCGAGAATACTTCATCGTCTGCTGACACGTAGGTGCCAAAAGACGACCTGTATCTTCCCTCGGCTAGAAGCTGCCCAGGCACAACTATTTCGCGATTCTCGAAAAACGTTGCCATAATCTATTTCCTCAATTCAATTTGCTTCAGTTCATTCATGTGATTAGTATTGTAAGAGTGATACAATGATACAAGACCTATCTGACTAGTTCTATTCTGACCTGCCCCTTCGAGAGCTTATTCAACTCATCGTATAGTTCCTGTCTCTGGGAGGCAGGAATTTCAACAATGCCATTCCAAGATCCATCACGATCCCAAGACTCCTCTGTGATGACACCGGTATTTGCAACAACATTGTAACCTTTTCCGGCATACGCCGCTGGAATCATGATTCGAAGCTTAACGCTTTCAAAGGAGATTGGGATAATAACACGCAATGCTTTGACTATCCGAGGTACTTGTTCTTCAACCCGGATAAATGGATCCACGTTTACTTTTGCTTCTTCCATTGCTTGTCGTATTCGATCAGGAGGGTGGGGGTGACCTGTCTTGGGATTCATTGCTTTTTTGGATATGTTCTCAATGATTTTCTCAGTTTTCTCTTCCTTGAGCTGTTTTCGTTGTTCATGTGTAAGCTTGAACTTGCCACGTTTGATTATCTCTGGCGCTATTTCGAAGACATCACTACTGCCAAAGAAATCCTCTGCCAAGTCCTCAGAAGCGTGTTCTCCGCGCCGAGCATCTTCATAGAGGTCATATGATTTCAGCACGGATTCGAGTGGGATATCTTCACCACGTCTGAATTTGAATGCCAAATCAGGATCTACGAAGATTTCGAAGTTGAGATGACCTCTCTTCAATCCAACAACTACTGCATCAAGGTCTAACCATTCTTCACCTGACTTTCGCTGCAATGTCCCATACTCCTCTTAGTAATCATTTATCTGCTTCTGGATTCTGCTTCAGTAGCTTGGTAATTTCATCCGTTGATAGTTTCCTAAACTTGCTGGTACTTATTGTAACATGAGCGATTTCAAGGTTATCAACAGTCAAATCAGATTGAGTAGCAGCTTTCAAAGCATTGAGTGCTAGATTCGTTGATTTTGTAATACTCAATTTCTCGTCATAATGCTCCTTCAAATACTCACCAGCTTCTGTATTGCCTCTGCCAATGACAGCAGCAAAAAAGCCCCAGTAGGTTCCCACAGGATCGGTGACAAAGAGTTGGGGGCTCCCATTGTCATCAACAGAGCCGATTATCATCGCAACGCCATAGGGTCTGGCACCACCACCTTGAGTGAATTGTGCCTTCAAATCGCAAATGTGATCAGCAAGAGCTTCTGCAGGTATTGATTCTTCATAGGTTAACCAATACGATTGTGCTTTGACTCTGGCCTCTTGTATCAATGCTCGTGCATCGGCCATGAAACCAGAAGTTGCAACACCTATGTGTTCATCAATCTCGGAGATCTTCTCGACGCTATCGGGTTCCTGTAATGGCATGACTTTTTTCTCAGCCAACAGAACCACTCCGTCCTCACAACGTATGCCAATAGATGTGGCACCTTGTTCGACAGCCTTCTTCGCATATTCAGCAGCGAAAATACGACCTTCCGGGCTAAATATGCTAGTAGACCTATCATATCCCTTGCGGGACATTCCAAACATCAAGTATTCCTCCAAGTATGCCTAATCGCAATTTGCCAGAAATGGGAATCTCAGAACTACACATTACCTGACAGTTCTACATAGCTGGCTGTAGTCATCTTCAATAATGCCAGCTACTAGCAATTCCGCCATTAGGTCTGTTCAAATTGGCTTACGCTGAAGTAGCCACATAAACCTTCTGGTCTTGCCGATTGAACAACAGTCTCTATTCTTGAAGCAGATAAAGATACACAACAAACCCGAGACATAACACGAAAGTCGCTGCTGCGACATATACCTCGAAGAGAAAGTAGGCAATGAGCGCTACTAGGATTAGCGGTCCTACTATTTCAAGCCAACTTGCACGGATTTTGGTTATGAACAATCGAAGATTTACGAGCGTGATAGTCAGGAAAACATAGAAGCCAAAAGACAAGAAAATCTCAATAACAATCACCAGATAGGGATTAACGTCGTTCAACGTTCCGACTAAAGTATTATCAACGACATCTGGAGATGACCATGCCCAGAAAAGAAGTCCAAGACTGATGAAGATAATAGCAAGGACAACGGTAATTGCTGTAGAGCGAATCATCTTACTACGATCGATTTCCTGGCTCACTGTTCTTCACACCGGCTTGAATTCGATTGGATTAGATTGTCCACTTAAACGTTCCGTCAAGGTCACGATTGTATTCCTGGAAAGCTTCGTTATTGGTCACCGGAATCCGTAGTACCTATTGTTCTGAAGTCCTGGCACGGGACGGAGCACGAGATTGATCTATCCTCTTCTCGATTCGTGCTCGATCACGAAGCTTCTTGATTTGGACCGCAACAAGGTAAGACAGGGCTGCTAGAATGCCAGCAATTGCACTTGGAGAAGTTCTGAAGGTGAATGAAGCCGCAATCCCGATGAGTTGAGAGAGCAAGGCAATTCCAAAAACTGCAATCATCACAGCCCGCACAGAATTGAAAACTTCATTTGATGCAGCAGCTGGCGCAACTACAATAGCATAGACGAGGATGGCTCCAACGGCCTTTGTTGCAAGTGAAATGGCCAGCGCCGCCGTAATCAACATGAGATAGTGGTATGCCTTGGTATTGAGCCCGTGAGCGGTTGATCCTTCCATATCAACACTGACATACACGAACTCTTGGCGAAATAGCGCTGTAAGAAAAACAAGAACTACAGTAGTTGCTCCGAGCAGGATTATGTCAAGATTATCAAGTAGAAGGATATCACCGGTCAAATAACCCCAAATCTGGGGAACCTTTGTTGGCGGGATATAGTACATCAGAAAGACAGCGAGACTCATTGATAACGCAAATGAAACACCTACCGCAACTTCCATTTTCTGTGCAATGCCTGATTCACCAGCATATCCCGTTACGATGGCTACAAAAATGCTGAACATGAGTGCTCCCAGAATAGGATCAAACCACGGAACAAGCCCAGACTCCTGTAGGAATAATCCAAGGGCAGCACCACCAAGTGCCGCATGAGCCACACCCGCAGTCATGAATGACAAGCCTCGGAAAACCAGAAAGGTACCAGATGAAGATGCTAGCACGGCTATGAGAAAGGCACCAATCAATGCACGCTGCAAAAAGGGACTCTGTAAGATGGTCTGAAAAAGATTAAGCATGTCTATCAAGCCCCGAATCTTTTGTTACACAATATCTATGACCTGAGTGTTCAACGATTCTTGCTGAGGGACCATATACTTCCTTGATGAGCTCTGGGTCCATTATACTACATGGCTCTCCTACACCGACTACTGTGTTCTTGAGAAGAAGAACATCGTCTACCATTGTATGAATCGGATTAAGATCGTGTGTCACCATTAGCACACTAACATCGTGTTCTCTATGGTACTGATCCAGTGCGTCAACAATCATGTCCTGGCTAGCTATGTCAGTCCCGGCCAAGGGTTCGTCCAGCATTAGAACAGGACCCTCACTGGCAAGTGCTCGAGCAACCAGTACCCGTTGCCGCTGACCACCGGATAGTTCGGGAAATGGCTGATTCCAGAGGTGATCCATATTCACCTGTTCCAAGGCTTCATGTGCCCGTTCCTTGTCCTTACTTGAGGCAAATCGCGGAGGGGATTTCTTTAGTAGGCGACCCATCAGCACGATGTCACTAACACGAATTGGTACGTTAAATTCAATACGATCGCGCTGTGGCACATATCGCACGAGTTTGCGGATTTTGTCTTTATCCTCTACAGAGTCAAATCCGAACATCTCGATTGATCCACGAAACGGTTCTAGCAAACCAAGAATGGTTTTCATCAATGTACTTTTTCCGGAACCGTTTGGCCCGATTATGGCAGTGAACGATGGTGCGTCGATTCTAAAATCCACATCGTAAAGCGCAAGCTCACCATTAGGGTATTTCACGGCTAGATTCTCTGCATGTAACAACATATTGGAGAGTTCTTGCTGTGTCAGAATCTATCGCCCCACAATGTTAATTTGTACCCGGGCAACCCGATTCTGCGAACGGATTTTCTTGATGAATTCTCTAGCTTCCTCGACATCACCCTGGAGGACCATAACTTCGACGCATTCGCCACGATTGGAGTGAGAATGCATCATAGAGCTTATTATGTGGCTATGCTCGTGCTGCACACGACTGCATTGGTTGTCCTTCCCTCGGGAAGAATACACGGTAGTTAGAACAATAGTAACTTCACCTTCTTCCTGTTCAAGATTCTCGTGCTCCGACATGAGGGATTGGATAGCATGTCGTATCGCCTCTGAGCGATTAGAGAATCCACCCCGCTTCTGAAGGTCTTCAAGAACATGGAGATGTGATTCTGGCATTGATACTGCTACGATTGGCATATAGTCACCTCGATAGGTAGAGAGATAGTAGACTGGTTGCTAGTTACTCTCTTCTACTGATTAATATTCGCATCAAAAACCTTAATAATCTACGCATGTACCAATACATATTATAAAACTCATTACTATTGTTTATTAACTTGAAAAGGAGTAGATGGTAAAATGATACGAAAAGAGTATCCAGTGGCGGTGCTTCTACTTCTCTTTGTAGCTGTATCCTTCATTCCTGCAATAGTTAGCGCCCAAGATGAGCCCGATTTGGAAATCGCAGTTGCTATCGCACCCCTCGGCGGCATTGTCGAAAGAGTTGGTGGTGGATACCTTGACATCTCAGTCATATTGCCGGAAGGTGTTGAACCACATGCATCACAGCTACCAACTGAGGCAGTCCAAACAGCTAGTCAGGCTGATCTTCTGGTATTCACTGGTCACTATCCTTGGGAACCCCAACTGGAAAGCCAGACAGGTGTGCCATACATAACATTGCATGACGACGACGCTCTCGAAGACTACTCTAACTATGGGGCAGAATTATCACCCATACCACGAATAGGTGAAGAAGCAGGATTAAATCCACATGCCTGGTGGCTCCTTCCAAACAATGCCGCTGCCATAGCCAATACGACTGCTGCGGCCTTAGGTCAAATTAAGCCTGATTATTCAGATTACTGGAACCTTCAATTGAATACATTCCTTTCTGATCTAGAGTCTTTCTTGAATCTTATAGAGAATCAGAAAGAAGCATACAGCCTCACGTCAGTAGGCGCCATCGGAGTATTCCCGGCCGAAGCATATGTCGCCGAAGCTTTTGGTATAGAAATCGTGACAATCTTACAAGAAGAAGGAACATTTGTTTCGGGAACTGAGCTTGCTGAGGTCGAGAATGCACTTGCAAATGGAAGCGTCGATGTTATTATCGGATCGGATGTGGCTCGGCTTCAGAATGCTGGCGAGTTTGCACAGCAGCTTGCGGAAGATTATGATGTCCGTCTTATCTGGGTTCGAGGTATCTTTTTCGAGGGGCTCTCGGATTATCTTTCCATCATGTCTTACAACCTTGGAGCTATAACCTCTGGACTTGAAGGCGCCGATTCGTCATTCGGAAGAAGCAATACAATCAATCTCATACTCATATCTGCAGTATCTGTCCTAGGAATTATAGCGGTAACAGAGGGAATCTTGTTGTATCAGAAGTCAAAAGCAGAATAGAATTCTAGGCGGTACTACTGAAGCGGCTTGAACATAATCTTGGGAATTGCTAGGTCTCAATATCTGTACCCAGACGAAGATTGTACACCGCAAACTCCAAGTCCGTCAATTCGTCTTGGATTTTTCTATATTTTTTGTTGAACTGTTTTGCACCAATAGTACCGGCTCGTTTTTCTTTTACAAGGCGTTTCAGTGTTTTTTGTCGGTCATGTATTTTCTTTTTCAGCTCTTCCCACTTATCGCGGTTGGTAGCCATTTTCTTTCCCCAGTCCGCACTCGAAGGTCGAGATTGCTCGAGTTTCTCTACTGTTTCATCTAGGTCCCGCTTTATTTGGGATGGGTCACGTTCTTTCTCATCTGCCACAATCGTCACCGCGTTCTATCCTCTATGATGTCCTGTTATTAGCTTTGAGATGGACCTGCAAAGTGATATTTACTACAGTAGTCACACAAATGAAAGCAAGAGTGGAAGAAGGGGCAGAAGGGGTAACAAAACGATTGTTCCTATCGTCACCGTCGTGGCCGCGACCTGCGAATCCAAGCCAAAATCAGATGCGTAGACTACTGTAAGAACTGCTGGGGGCATCAGAGATTCTAAGAAGAGAACATCTTTTGTTAACGGAGCAAGGTTCGTAAATATGAGAATTGACCAGACAAGCAATGGTATCGCAATCTGTCTGACCGCAATAACCGATAAGGCTTGGCTTGAATGATACATCGAAAAATCCTTGCCAAGGGCGAGGCCGACTGCAAGAAGCGACAGATACGTTGTAGCTGTGTTGTTCACCGAAATAACCATGTGCAACGAGGAGGGAACAGATATACCCAGAACAGAAAGAACAAATCCCACGATAGTAGCCAGCAGTGGTGGAAAGAGTAAAGCTTTCCGTGTAACACTCTTACGGTCAATTGATTCTTGGTTGTAGTAGGATCCTATCAAGGCTCCAAGTGTTGTAAGCAGAATCATCTGAGTTAGCGAATGTACCGCTATCAGAGGAACCGCAGCTTGCCCAATAAACATCTGAGACAAGGGAAGGGGTAGAAACACTGCATTGTGAAATGTAGCACATAGAAGCAAGGCACCACCGTTCTCGGGTTTCATACGCTTTGTTTTCAAATAGAGGAAAAGCAGCAAAGCTCCAAAGAGATGCATAAACACGGTAATCGCAATTACTTGTGGTGATTCTGTCAGTGTATCAAAAGGGGTATCAAGAAGAGTGCTTACTATAAGAAGGGGTAACATGAAATTGATGAGGAGAGGGTTGAGATAGGCACGGGTCTTCTCACCATATACGGTCTTTCGTGATACCAGAAAACCAGCTAAGATGATTAGGTAGAATAAAGCGAGATTGAGAGTCAAACCAAGTGAAATTTGCGTCGAATACACCTCCTGAACAACATTTCTTGGTAACGTGGTCTACTGTCTTGAGTAATCCCTTCCCAGTAGTCAAGCACTCATCTGATGCGATTCGACCCACTTGTGCCTTTCTTCCGTGACAACATCCTCGGGAAGTTGAGAGGGCGTTCCTACCTGAGCTGCAATCATGTAGATTTTGCAGGCTCGTTCAAGAAGGATAGCAGAATCAAGGGCTTCACGAAGTGAATTTCCAACACACAAAGCACCATGATTGCCAATCAGTGCAGCATCACGGTTTTTCACTGCATTGGCAACAGCTTCGGCTAAACCGCGAGTCCCTGCTTTTGAATAGTCGGTAACTGCAATCTTACCACCAAGAGTAGGAACAAGTTCATCAACAATAGGCGGTAGGGACTTATAGAGAAGGGCCATGGCGGTAGCATAAACACTATGTGTATGTACAATGGAGCGGATATCTCCCCTATGTCCATACACTTCCAGATGCATTTCTGTCTCGATACTAGGTTTCTTCTTCCCCTCGACTTTGTTGCCCTCTAAATCAATAACAATGAGATCATAGGGAGTCATTACACGATACTCCACACCACTGGGTGTGATGATGATGTGGTCTTTCACTCTAAGACTCACATTTCCTGAGGAGCCGACAACCAAATCCCGATCAAGCATTTCTGCACAAGTTTCTAACATAACCTGCTTTTCAGTTTCATACAAAGCATTTCACCTTCAAGATGAAAACAGCGTTCGAGTAATCATCATTCAAACGAATACTGGTACTGTCTTGAGTCTACGAGAAAATACTGTCAATGTAAACTCTGTCTTTCCTGCTATATAGGCTGCTTTCCCTATCCAAAACGTTGGATACTATCGGATATCAGCCACATGAACACTGCAAGATACACAGGGATCATAAGAGCGAACAATGGTCTCTAGTTTGTTACCGATTTCGTCAGCCTCGTTGATGCCACTGGAGACAAGAGATTCAGACATCCTTCGTAAATCGGCTTCCATCATAGGAAGGAACATAGCAGTTGGAGTGACAATATCAGCAGATACTACCCGTGCATTTTTGTCAACTTCGATTGTGTAAGCGAGTAGCCCCCGTGGAGCTTCTGTTATTGCAACTCCTTTCCCACCCTTGGTCACCTTTGGCTCAATTCGTTTTTCATATGGTTTCAAATCGCTAGCCAAGTTCTTTGCAATCTCCTCTGCACGATGAACAAAATGTACAAGCTCTACAGACTGTGCAAAATTATTGCTCATTGGATTCTTTGGATCCAGATGAGAACCATACGTCTCTGCGAGTTCACCTGCGCGACCCGTCATCCCATCACCGAACAGGGTGAAACGCGAAATAGCCCCAGTCATAAAAGGCTGAGATTTGTACGTCCCGTGTTTTGCAAATGAGTAGGGTACCACTTCTTCGGCAATTCGAACCTGATAGGCGTCAGACTTGAATTTCCCACCATCACTTGCCTTCACTTTGTCACCAATCATGGTGTATGAACCATCATAGGGTTCAAGTGCTAGATGCGTTCTTTTTGCATCCACTTCTCGCCAGTTAGGATAGCTTACAAGTTGTTCTAAGGCTTCCTCAGCTTTGCCATGCAACATCTTTAGACGTCTAGCTAGTGTTCCGAAAGACTCCTTCGACGGAATCTTCCCGAACCCACCCATTATCGCGTTTTCCTGGTGGATATAACGTGATCCAATAACAGTCTGTATGTCTGCTCCAATATCCTTCAGAGCTATACCGGCATCAATCACGTCTGGATGGTCCTCAGCCATGGAGAACCCGTCAGGATACCCCAGGAAATCTGGTAATGCTAAAAGGAACAAGTGAAGAGCATGGCTTTCGATATAATCTCCAATGTATAACAATTCACGAAGGAGTCGGGTTTGCTCAGTCGGTTGTAGACCGATAGCATTTTCCGCAGCTTGGAGAGCGGTTACCTTGTGTGCTGCAGCGCAGAATGAACAGATTCGAGGAAAAACTGCAGTCGCTTCCTCGACGGGTTTACCCTTGGTTATGGCTTCAAAATACCGTGGGCCTTCAAACACATTGATTCTAACTAGTTCCACCTGCGAGCCATCATAAGTAACTTCGATTCCAGCCTTACCTTCGATTCGGGCAATGTGATCTATGGATATCTCACGGGTAATTTTCTGTTTCTTCCCCTTCTTGTCGGATTGAGTCATTCATTTTCACTCCCGTAAACCTTGTTCAGCATCTTCTCTAGGTGAGGATTATGCGCACCAAAAATCCTCATACGATCCCGTACAACTTCTTCATCCAGCCCCTTCTGCTGGAAAGTAAGTGCAAGTGAATCGAACCAAGCAGTGTCATGTGGCACTGGTCCTCTACAACCAATGCATGGAACGCCGAACGAAATGCATCTAGCCTTGCACCCGGCAGTTGTTACTGGCCCAAGGCATCGTTCCCCGTGTTCAATTAGGATACAAGGATTTCCAGCCAATCTGCACTCTGCGCAAACAGGATAATCCTTTGGTTCTGGAAACGTACCGAACAGGAAGCTCGAAATGAAGTACATGATTTCGTCTTCTTCTGGTGGACAACCGGGGAGATAGTAGTCAACATCTACATGGGCGGAGATTGGTGTGGCTTGACGACCCTGCATATCAATAGTCTCGTCTCCGTAGACATCCGCATAGAGCTGATCGTAGTCCATTTCACCTTCAACCCAGCTCTGAACACCACCATTGACTGCACAAGCACCCAATGCCACAAGAATCCTCGAATGCTTTCTGACTTCGAAAAGCTCCTCCAAATCCTTCTCTGTTGAGACTGAGCCTTCAACAAAAGCTACATCAACATCGGCAGGAATTGTGCTATTACTTGAGAGCATGTAGAAGCTCTCTATGTTAACAGCTTTGACTATATCCAGTATCCGCTCAACAGTCGCCAGCTTAAGCTGACATCCGTAGCATGACGTGAGGGCATACACGCCAACTCGAGGCTTGCAGTCATCCCCGCGACAGTCTTCGACGATTGCCAGTTGTTCCCGTCTTATTGTTGTCATATCTTACTCCTCCATCATATCAGTCCCGGGATGCTAATTACGTCATAGTAATCAAATACGGGGCCGTCTTTGCAGATGTACTTCCATGATGTGGCCGTCCCAACATTACAGTGGCCACATTTGCCAACACCACATTTCATCTTGCGCTCAAGAGTGACAAAGATGTAGCGCGGATCATAGCCCCTTTCGATGCATTCCTCAAACATCCCCTTGTACATCGGCGGGGGACCACACATGGCCACAGTGCAGTTCTTTGGGTTCACATTTACCTTGTCAAAGTGTGTGTTCACCCTGCCGTGTAAGCCATCAAAATCGGGGTCGCGAGTTACAGTCTGGACTATCGATATGTTCTCGGCGGTAGCGATATCCTTCATAGCCTCGAGTTCTTTCTGGAACAGAAGACCATCCGCATACTTCGCACTGTTGATGATGGTGATATCGCCAAACAGCCAGCGGTTATCAAGAGCATAAAGGAATACTGATCTCAATGGAGCCATTCCTAATCCTGCAGCAACCAAAAGAAGGTCACGATCGTGGAATTTTTCCATCGGGAAGCCGTTTCCATATGGACCACGAATGCCAACAAGGGTACCTGGATTAAGATGATGTATAGCAGATGTTACCCTTCCAGCATTCCGAATGCACAGCTCAAAGAATCCTACTCGGCGAGCAGATGAGCATATCGAAATCGGTACCTCACCAAGACCGAGAAGTGATACCTCAACGAACTGTCCAGGCTTGAATCGGAAGCTCTGTGCTTTGTCAGGATCTTCGAACCTGAAGAGGAATAGCTTGTCCACATCAGATAGGTCATACTTTCGTAGTAGTCGACACTTGGATGTATCATACACGTTTTCTTGCTTGCTAGTCATTAGTCGCCAACCCCATGATACCCGCCTATCTCTATCAAATTACGCTTGAAATTGATATCCGCTGGGCAGAAGTACGTACATCGTCCACATCCAACACAATAGGCTGTGGTTACTTCCTCACAATAGGCATTCTTACACTGATACCTGTTTTTGAATCGAGATTCCTTTGTGGGCCGGAAGTTGTGGGG
This genomic window contains:
- a CDS encoding AEC family transporter, with amino-acid sequence MYSTQISLGLTLNLALFYLIILAGFLVSRKTVYGEKTRAYLNPLLINFMLPLLIVSTLLDTPFDTLTESPQVIAITVFMHLFGALLLFLYLKTKRMKPENGGALLLCATFHNAVFLPLPLSQMFIGQAAVPLIAVHSLTQMILLTTLGALIGSYYNQESIDRKSVTRKALLFPPLLATIVGFVLSVLGISVPSSLHMVISVNNTATTYLSLLAVGLALGKDFSMYHSSQALSVIAVRQIAIPLLVWSILIFTNLAPLTKDVLFLESLMPPAVLTVVYASDFGLDSQVAATTVTIGTIVLLPLLPLLPLLLSFV
- a CDS encoding cytochrome-c3 hydrogenase subunit gamma (catalyzes the oxidation/reduction of cytochrome-c3): MTSKQENVYDTSKCRLLRKYDLSDVDKLFLFRFEDPDKAQSFRFKPGQFVEVSLLGLGEVPISICSSARRVGFFELCIRNAGRVTSAIHHLNPGTLVGIRGPYGNGFPMEKFHDRDLLLVAAGLGMAPLRSVFLYALDNRWLFGDITIINSAKYADGLLFQKELEAMKDIATAENISIVQTVTRDPDFDGLHGRVNTHFDKVNVNPKNCTVAMCGPPPMYKGMFEECIERGYDPRYIFVTLERKMKCGVGKCGHCNVGTATSWKYICKDGPVFDYYDVISIPGLI
- a CDS encoding class II aldolase/adducin family protein, whose translation is MYETEKQVMLETCAEMLDRDLVVGSSGNVSLRVKDHIIITPSGVEYRVMTPYDLIVIDLEGNKVEGKKKPSIETEMHLEVYGHRGDIRSIVHTHSVYATAMALLYKSLPPIVDELVPTLGGKIAVTDYSKAGTRGLAEAVANAVKNRDAALIGNHGALCVGNSLREALDSAILLERACKIYMIAAQVGTPSQLPEDVVTEERHKWVESHQMSA
- a CDS encoding zinc ABC transporter substrate-binding protein, whose translation is MIRKEYPVAVLLLLFVAVSFIPAIVSAQDEPDLEIAVAIAPLGGIVERVGGGYLDISVILPEGVEPHASQLPTEAVQTASQADLLVFTGHYPWEPQLESQTGVPYITLHDDDALEDYSNYGAELSPIPRIGEEAGLNPHAWWLLPNNAAAIANTTAAALGQIKPDYSDYWNLQLNTFLSDLESFLNLIENQKEAYSLTSVGAIGVFPAEAYVAEAFGIEIVTILQEEGTFVSGTELAEVENALANGSVDVIIGSDVARLQNAGEFAQQLAEDYDVRLIWVRGIFFEGLSDYLSIMSYNLGAITSGLEGADSSFGRSNTINLILISAVSVLGIIAVTEGILLYQKSKAE
- a CDS encoding sulfhydrogenase 1 subunit delta, whose translation is MTTIRREQLAIVEDCRGDDCKPRVGVYALTSCYGCQLKLATVERILDIVKAVNIESFYMLSSNSTIPADVDVAFVEGSVSTEKDLEELFEVRKHSRILVALGACAVNGGVQSWVEGEMDYDQLYADVYGDETIDMQGRQATPISAHVDVDYYLPGCPPEEDEIMYFISSFLFGTFPEPKDYPVCAECRLAGNPCILIEHGERCLGPVTTAGCKARCISFGVPCIGCRGPVPHDTAWFDSLALTFQQKGLDEEVVRDRMRIFGAHNPHLEKMLNKVYGSENE
- a CDS encoding Ni/Fe hydrogenase subunit alpha, whose amino-acid sequence is MTREISIDHIARIEGKAGIEVTYDGSQVELVRINVFEGPRYFEAITKGKPVEEATAVFPRICSFCAAAHKVTALQAAENAIGLQPTEQTRLLRELLYIGDYIESHALHLFLLALPDFLGYPDGFSMAEDHPDVIDAGIALKDIGADIQTVIGSRYIHQENAIMGGFGKIPSKESFGTLARRLKMLHGKAEEALEQLVSYPNWREVDAKRTHLALEPYDGSYTMIGDKVKASDGGKFKSDAYQVRIAEEVVPYSFAKHGTYKSQPFMTGAISRFTLFGDGMTGRAGELAETYGSHLDPKNPMSNNFAQSVELVHFVHRAEEIAKNLASDLKPYEKRIEPKVTKGGKGVAITEAPRGLLAYTIEVDKNARVVSADIVTPTAMFLPMMEADLRRMSESLVSSGINEADEIGNKLETIVRSYDPCVSCSVHVADIR